One Oncorhynchus kisutch isolate 150728-3 linkage group LG13, Okis_V2, whole genome shotgun sequence DNA window includes the following coding sequences:
- the lrrc40 gene encoding leucine-rich repeat-containing protein 40, producing the protein MSRFKRGAKVDSRAGFRTEKEEPGAVPYGLLKTARKSGQLNLSGRGLTEVPQSVWRLNLDTPEEAKQNLSFGADDRWWDQTDLTKLLLSSNKLEALSEDVKLLPALTVLDVHDNQLTSLPTSIGELQHLQKLSLSHNKLKEFPEEIWSLKNLTCLQLQQNLLEHLPEGVGLLTNLDDFDLSNNQLTAVPDSLGNLNHLVKLNLSHNKLKSLPSGISVMKNLRLLDCTHNQLESIPPVLSQMASLEQLYLRHNKLRFLPELPSSRLKELHVGNNQIEVLEAEHLKHLSTLSVLELRDNKVKTLPEEIKLLQGLERLDLVNNDISSLPAALALLPKLKILTLEGNPLRGIRRDLLTKGTNELLKYLRGRIKEDSDGKGDEPDTAMTLPSQAKINVHTIKTRKTLDYSEKQMACVPDDVFDAVGSEPVASVNFSKNQLAAVPPRVVELKDSVSDINLGFNKLTSLPLEFCMLQQLAHIDLRNNLLTSLPMEIEALMKLRSITLSFNRFKLFPEVLYRVPSLETILISNNQVGAINPLQLKALDKLSTLDLQNNDIMQVPPELGNCTSLRALMLDGNPFRNPRAAIVSRGTDAVLEYLRSRIPT; encoded by the exons ATGTCACGCTTTAAAAGAGGTGCCAAAGTGGATTCTAGAGCAGGATTTAGAACAGAAAAAGAGGAACCGGGTGCTGTCCCTTATGGATTGTTGAAAACCGCCAGAAAAAGCGGGCAGCTCAATTTGTCTGGGCGAGGGCTGACTGAAG TCCCACAAAGTGTCTGGAGGCTGAACTTAGACACACCTGAGGAGGCCAAACAGAACTTGTCCTTTGGGGCAGATGATCGCTGGTGGGACCAGACAGATCTGACCAAGCTGCTTCTCTCTTCAAACAAGCTGGAAGCTCTGTCAGAGGATGTCAAGCTGTTGCCAGCCCTTACTGTTTTGGAT GTCCATGATAATCAGCTTACCTCATTACCCACATCTATTGGAGAGTTGCAACATCTTCAGAAACTCAGTCTGAG TCACAATAAACTGAAAGAGTTTCCGGAGGAGATATGGAGTCTGAAGAACCTCACCTGTCTCCAGCTGCAGCAGAATCTACTGGAGCACCTGCCAGAGGGAGTGGGATTGCTCACTAACCTGGATGATTTC GATCTTTCCAACAACCAGCTAACTGCTGTCCCTGACAGTCTGGGCAACTTGAACCATCTGGTGAAGCTGAACCTCTCCCACAACAAGCTGAAGAGCCTCCCCTCAGGAATCAGTGTCATGAAAA ATTTGAGACTGCTGGACTGCACACACAATCAGCTTGAGAGCATACCTCCTGTCTTGTCTCAAATGGCGTCTTTAGAGCAGCTCTATCTGAGACACAACAAACTGCGCTTTCTTCCTGAACTGCCCTCCTCAAGGCTCAAG GAGCTGCATGTTGGTAATAACCAGATTGAGGTGCTGGAGGCAGAGCACCTGAAACACCTGAGCACTCTGAGTGTATTGGAGCTGAGGGACAACAAGGTGAAGACTCTCCCTGAGGAAATCAAACTACTCCAAGGCCTGGAGCGCCTAGACCTAGTCAACAATGACATCAGCAG TCTGCCAGCTGCCCTTGCCCTCCTGCCCAAGCTGAAGATCCTGACTCTAGAGGGCAACCCTCTGAGAGGCATCCGCAGAGACCTCTTGACT AAAGGAACCAATGAATTGCTGAAGTACTTGAGGGGTCGAATAAAAG AGGATTCAGATGGCAAAGGAGATGAGCCTGACACTGCCATGACTCTGCCCAGTCAGGCGAAGATCAACGTGCACACCATTAAAACACGGAAAACATTGGACTACAG TGAGAAGCAGATGGCATGTGTTCCTGATGATGTGTTTGATGCTGTGGGAAGTGAGCCTGTTGCCAGTGTCAACTTCAGCAAGAACCAGCTGGCTGCAGTACCTCCCAG GGTTGTGGAGTTGAAGGACTCTGTTTCTGACATCAACCTGGGGTTTAACAAGCTGACCAGCCTCCCCTTGGAGTTTTGCATGCTGCAGCAGCTGGCACACATAGACCTCAG AAACAATCTTTTGACATCTCTACCAATGGAAATTGAGGCCCTAATGAAACTGCGGAGCATCACACTGTCATTCAACAG GTTTAAGTTGTTCCCAGAGGTGCTGTACCGGGTTCCTAGCCTGGAGACCATTCTTATCAGTAATAACCAAGTGGGAGCCATTAACCCACTGCAGCTCAAAGCTCTGGACAAGCTGTCCACTCTGGACCTGCAGAACAATGACATCATGCAGGTGCCACCTGAACTGGGCAACTGTACGAGCCTGAG AGCCCTCATGCTGGATGGAAATCCTTTCCGCAACCCCAGAGCAGCCATTGTATCCAGAGGAACTGACGCTGTCCTGGAGTACCTACGAAGCAGGATCCCTACATAG